A window of Longispora fulva contains these coding sequences:
- the ruvC gene encoding crossover junction endodeoxyribonuclease RuvC, whose translation MRVLGVDPGLTRCGVGVVEGLPGRPCRLLHVEVIRTDPDADLATRLLAVSDGITAALTAWRPEQVAVERVFSQNNVGTVIGTAQASGVALLTAARAGLPVVTYTPSEVKAAVTGSGTADKAQVTAMVTKLLQLKVAPRPADAADALALAICHVWKGGTQARIAAAIQAAKTAQTAARQAQTGVRR comes from the coding sequence GTGCGGGTTCTAGGAGTCGACCCGGGGCTGACCCGGTGCGGCGTCGGCGTCGTCGAGGGGCTGCCCGGCCGCCCCTGCCGGCTCCTGCACGTCGAGGTCATCCGCACCGATCCCGACGCGGACCTGGCGACGCGGCTGCTCGCCGTCTCCGACGGGATCACGGCGGCCCTGACGGCGTGGCGGCCGGAGCAGGTCGCCGTCGAGCGCGTCTTCAGCCAGAACAACGTGGGCACCGTGATCGGCACGGCCCAGGCCAGCGGGGTGGCCCTGCTGACGGCGGCGCGCGCGGGGCTGCCCGTGGTGACGTACACGCCGAGTGAGGTCAAGGCCGCCGTCACCGGCTCCGGAACGGCCGACAAGGCCCAGGTCACGGCGATGGTGACCAAGCTCCTCCAGTTGAAGGTCGCCCCGAGGCCGGCGGACGCCGCCGACGCCCTCGCGCTGGCCATCTGCCACGTCTGGAAGGGTGGCACCCAGGCCCGGATCGCAGCGGCGATCCAGGCCGCCAAGACCGCGCAGACGGCCGCGAGGCAGGCGCAGACAGGAGTCCGACGGTGA
- the ruvA gene encoding Holliday junction branch migration protein RuvA has product MIASVRGQVTAIGPDTVVVEVGGVGLALHCSPGTLADLRVGAQTRLAASLVVREDSLTLYGFADDDAKSLFELLQTASGVGPRVAQSILAVHSPDAVRVAIATADTAALTRVPGIGKKGAERLVLELRDKIGAVAVLDDGGVTTVGGAHVWQEQVRQALTGLGWTARDADSAVSAVHESLDKSADPPPVPALLKQAIRMLGRTR; this is encoded by the coding sequence GTGATAGCGAGCGTGCGCGGTCAGGTGACGGCCATCGGGCCGGACACGGTCGTGGTCGAGGTCGGCGGGGTGGGCCTCGCGCTGCACTGTTCGCCGGGCACCCTCGCGGACCTGCGGGTGGGCGCGCAGACCCGGCTGGCGGCGAGCCTTGTGGTCCGCGAGGACTCCCTGACGTTGTACGGGTTCGCCGACGACGACGCCAAGAGCCTTTTCGAGCTGCTGCAGACCGCGAGCGGGGTCGGGCCGCGGGTGGCGCAGTCCATTCTCGCGGTGCACAGCCCCGACGCGGTGCGGGTCGCGATCGCCACGGCCGACACCGCGGCGCTGACCCGTGTGCCGGGGATCGGCAAGAAGGGTGCCGAGCGCCTGGTCCTGGAGCTGCGGGACAAGATCGGGGCGGTGGCGGTCCTCGACGACGGCGGGGTGACCACGGTCGGCGGGGCGCACGTCTGGCAGGAGCAGGTCCGCCAGGCCCTGACCGGGCTGGGCTGGACGGCCCGGGACGCGGACTCGGCGGTGTCCGCGGTGCACGAGTCGCTGGACAAGAGCGCGGACCCGCCGCCGGTGCCGGCGCTGCTCAAGCAGGCGATCCGGATGCTCGGGCGGACCCGGTGA